A single genomic interval of Porphyromonas sp. oral taxon 275 harbors:
- a CDS encoding 1-acyl-sn-glycerol-3-phosphate acyltransferase, whose amino-acid sequence MRKKLAQTLLRILGWKVEALPQDHPAGSVICVAPHTSNADFFIGLLFSWAVGIRSGFLMKSDWFFFPLSPILRALGGVPVNRSERSQTVERIQELLRQRGEMHIAITPEGTRKRGEKWKSGFYHIAQAAGLPIELAVINYKDKVVGITEVFHPTGDLERDLAYIRSRYSAEQAKYPEQFTP is encoded by the coding sequence CTGGAAGGTCGAGGCCTTGCCGCAGGATCATCCTGCAGGCAGCGTCATCTGTGTCGCCCCGCACACCAGTAATGCGGACTTCTTCATCGGTCTACTCTTCTCCTGGGCTGTAGGTATACGCTCGGGCTTCCTGATGAAGAGCGACTGGTTCTTCTTCCCCCTCTCACCCATTCTTCGAGCCCTAGGTGGTGTGCCCGTCAACCGCTCGGAGCGCAGCCAGACCGTGGAGCGCATCCAGGAGCTGCTGCGTCAGCGCGGCGAGATGCACATCGCCATCACCCCCGAGGGCACGCGTAAGCGAGGCGAGAAGTGGAAGAGCGGCTTCTACCATATAGCACAGGCTGCAGGCCTCCCCATAGAGCTCGCGGTCATCAACTATAAGGATAAGGTCGTAGGCATTACCGAGGTCTTCCATCCTACGGGTGACCTCGAGCGCGACCTTGCCTACATCCGCAGCCGCTACAGCGCCGAACAGGCGAAGTACCCCGAGCAGTTCACCCCCTAA
- a CDS encoding amidohydrolase: MQPSSELRVAAVQCPILWNEPEANLRYIEEQLRGQETADLLVFPETILTGFSATAADYADREGRQLEELSSLARRYGKAIAGSLLTALEGQLYNAFFLIDEEGQVQLQPKRHLFAPGGERGYVQPATERCIFSYRGWHILPLVCYDLRFPVWCRNVDKEYDLILVVANWPKPRRAVWQTLLRARAMENLCYVVGVNRVGTDPQGLIYTGDSALITPRGEVIAEAAAGAEEVVCGSLSYEPLSELRRKFPVWADADRFTLEL, from the coding sequence ATGCAGCCGAGCTCTGAGCTCCGAGTAGCCGCCGTCCAGTGCCCCATCCTATGGAATGAGCCCGAGGCCAACCTCCGTTATATCGAGGAGCAGCTCCGAGGTCAGGAGACTGCCGACCTGCTCGTCTTCCCCGAAACCATCCTCACGGGCTTCTCGGCCACTGCAGCCGACTATGCAGATCGTGAGGGACGACAGCTGGAGGAGCTCAGCAGCCTAGCGCGCCGCTACGGCAAGGCCATCGCGGGAAGCCTCCTCACTGCGCTCGAGGGGCAGCTGTACAATGCCTTCTTCCTCATCGACGAGGAGGGACAGGTACAGCTGCAGCCCAAGCGGCATCTCTTCGCCCCAGGTGGAGAGCGCGGCTACGTACAGCCCGCCACCGAGCGCTGCATCTTCAGCTATCGAGGCTGGCACATTCTTCCGCTGGTGTGCTATGACCTGCGCTTCCCCGTATGGTGCCGCAACGTGGATAAGGAGTACGACCTCATCCTCGTGGTGGCCAACTGGCCGAAGCCCCGCCGCGCCGTCTGGCAGACGCTGCTACGAGCCCGTGCAATGGAGAACCTCTGCTACGTCGTTGGCGTCAACCGCGTCGGCACCGACCCACAGGGACTCATCTACACAGGGGACAGCGCCCTCATCACCCCGAGGGGTGAGGTCATCGCCGAGGCTGCAGCAGGTGCCGAGGAGGTGGTCTGTGGCAGCCTCAGCTACGAGCCCCTCAGCGAGCTGCGGCGTAAGTTCCCCGTCTGGGCAGACGCCGACCGCTTCACCCTTGAGCTCTAG